The following proteins are co-located in the Flectobacillus major DSM 103 genome:
- a CDS encoding ion transporter: MQHTVKQKIYRILEVTRGKKSGITWFFNLLLLSIISLNTLAIVLHSVKSIRHEFDTIFVDFEYFSVVFFTIEYVIRLWVCTENERYKHPIWGRLKYMLSAGAIIDLLAILPFYLSHFTSDTGLIRILRLFRIFRLFKFSRYVHALRVIEGVVKEKREELILSFVFILFLLLISSSVMFYLENPAQPRVFSSIPATLWWGVTTITSIGYGDIYPVTLLGKFFGGIIAISGIAIVALPTGILASGFAEHITIHTKQHTRHKFCPHCGKELP; the protein is encoded by the coding sequence ATGCAACATACTGTTAAGCAAAAGATTTATAGGATTCTGGAGGTTACTCGGGGCAAAAAAAGTGGTATTACTTGGTTTTTCAATCTATTGCTACTTAGTATTATTTCGCTCAATACCTTAGCGATTGTACTACATTCTGTTAAAAGTATCCGTCATGAATTTGATACCATTTTCGTTGATTTTGAATATTTTTCAGTAGTTTTTTTTACAATTGAATATGTCATAAGGCTATGGGTTTGTACCGAAAATGAGCGTTACAAACACCCTATTTGGGGAAGGCTAAAATATATGCTTTCGGCAGGAGCAATTATTGATTTGTTGGCAATTCTACCATTCTATTTATCTCATTTTACCTCCGACACTGGCCTTATTAGGATTTTAAGATTATTTAGAATATTCCGTTTATTTAAGTTTTCGAGGTATGTACATGCCCTTAGGGTTATTGAGGGGGTGGTAAAAGAAAAACGTGAAGAACTTATTTTAAGCTTTGTGTTTATTTTATTTCTGCTTCTGATTTCGTCTTCGGTAATGTTCTATTTAGAAAACCCTGCTCAGCCTCGTGTTTTCTCTAGTATTCCTGCTACTTTGTGGTGGGGTGTTACCACGATTACGTCTATTGGCTATGGCGATATTTATCCTGTAACGCTTTTAGGAAAGTTTTTTGGGGGTATTATTGCTATTTCGGGGATTGCTATTGTTGCTTTGCCTACGGGTATTTTGGCCTCTGGTTTTGCCGAGCATATTACTATTCATACCAAACAGCATACTCGTCATAAGTTTTGTCCACATTGTGGCAAAGAACTACCTTGA
- a CDS encoding DNA-directed RNA polymerase subunit omega has product MATNPSIITRDVDKLAIKAGGNTYEAVAIISKRARQIALKTKEELNAKLADFASSVDNLEEIFENREQIEISKFYERLPKPTSLAIDEFTEDKFTYRLPGQNANEE; this is encoded by the coding sequence ATGGCAACCAATCCATCAATTATTACCAGAGACGTAGATAAACTTGCTATCAAAGCAGGTGGTAACACATACGAAGCCGTAGCGATTATCTCGAAGCGTGCTAGACAAATTGCTCTTAAAACAAAAGAAGAATTAAATGCTAAATTGGCAGATTTCGCTTCTTCTGTTGATAACTTGGAGGAAATTTTCGAAAACCGTGAGCAAATCGAAATTTCAAAATTCTATGAAAGACTCCCTAAGCCAACTTCTTTGGCTATCGACGAGTTTACAGAAGATAAGTTTACTTACCGTCTTCCAGGTCAAAATGCTAACGAAGAATAG
- the nusB gene encoding transcription antitermination factor NusB, translating to MVNRRLLRTKAFQTVYAFRTSERANYQLAFDYIAEQFLPNLDLMIPKEEQMPKLEGLRKLADLHFEELFKGEVSEEDIPADAKNAAKRALALYRDAVKRDRARITHKMVEEVEGLYDDYLKLLLLLVEITDVSVWDEQRRLLESEHKTSRFGQNQVIRALRNLPTLETEVIRRNLKWTDDDQNLIRKLFLDAILPDNQFQSYLRTTKHTFEEDLAIVVYILKTFILKHHLVVEYFEEKDLNWGENKDVLKSLTTKTFKINSLEELELQPLALNWDEDKYYFVDLFNQTLENDDEYENMVMEQTKNWEADRLAMTDMIILKMGLAELIHFSSIPVKVSINEYIELAKNYSTPKSGQFVNGLLDVLSQKLQEEQIIRKSGRGLIDNK from the coding sequence ATGGTCAACCGACGCTTACTCCGCACAAAAGCATTCCAAACTGTATATGCCTTCCGTACATCGGAAAGAGCCAATTATCAATTAGCCTTCGATTATATAGCCGAACAATTTTTGCCCAACCTTGATTTAATGATTCCCAAAGAAGAACAGATGCCCAAGCTAGAAGGCTTGCGTAAGCTGGCTGATTTGCATTTTGAAGAATTATTTAAAGGAGAAGTCTCAGAGGAAGATATTCCTGCCGATGCCAAAAATGCAGCAAAAAGAGCCTTAGCACTTTACCGTGACGCTGTAAAGCGTGACCGTGCTCGTATTACGCACAAAATGGTAGAAGAAGTAGAAGGGCTTTATGATGATTACTTGAAGCTATTATTGTTGTTAGTAGAAATTACAGATGTGTCTGTTTGGGACGAGCAACGACGTTTGTTGGAAAGTGAGCACAAAACTTCTCGTTTTGGCCAAAACCAAGTAATCAGAGCACTTCGCAACCTTCCTACCCTAGAAACAGAGGTGATTCGTCGCAACTTAAAATGGACCGACGACGACCAAAATCTTATTCGCAAACTTTTCTTAGACGCAATTTTACCAGATAATCAATTCCAGTCGTACCTTCGCACCACAAAGCATACTTTTGAGGAAGATTTGGCCATTGTAGTCTATATTCTCAAAACTTTCATCCTCAAACATCACTTAGTGGTTGAGTATTTTGAAGAAAAAGACTTAAATTGGGGCGAAAATAAAGATGTACTCAAAAGTCTTACCACCAAGACCTTCAAGATTAATAGCCTCGAAGAGCTCGAATTACAACCTTTGGCATTGAACTGGGACGAAGATAAATATTACTTTGTTGACCTTTTTAATCAGACCTTAGAAAATGACGACGAGTATGAGAACATGGTAATGGAGCAAACCAAAAACTGGGAAGCTGACCGTTTGGCAATGACAGATATGATTATTTTGAAAATGGGCTTGGCCGAACTAATTCATTTTTCGAGTATTCCCGTAAAAGTATCTATCAATGAATATATTGAACTAGCCAAAAATTATTCAACCCCAAAATCTGGGCAGTTTGTCAATGGTTTGTTAGATGTACTTTCTCAAAAACTTCAAGAGGAACAAATTATTCGTAAGTCGGGACGTGGTTTGATTGATAATAAATAA
- the coaE gene encoding dephospho-CoA kinase (Dephospho-CoA kinase (CoaE) performs the final step in coenzyme A biosynthesis.), with amino-acid sequence MLDNNTLGTPQVIGITGGIGSGKSIVCKVFALLGIPVYDADTRAKLLVNESDTLKQAITALLGTDAYTSSGVYNRSWVASQVFGNPDLLQQLNALIHPAVRQDARNWIAQNSQAPYLLYEAALLKGAGNGNNFQKVIVVIAPTALRIKRVLQRDRRSEEEIKNIINRQSSDEERKAFADIIIQNDDATPLIPQILQIHQALINTGTKKEVAL; translated from the coding sequence ATGCTAGACAACAATACCCTTGGGACTCCTCAAGTAATAGGTATTACAGGGGGCATTGGTTCGGGAAAAAGCATTGTATGCAAAGTGTTTGCCTTATTGGGTATCCCCGTTTATGATGCCGACACAAGAGCTAAATTACTTGTTAATGAAAGCGATACCCTCAAACAGGCCATTACAGCTCTGTTAGGAACAGATGCCTACACCAGCTCTGGAGTTTACAATCGCTCGTGGGTAGCTTCGCAGGTATTCGGTAATCCCGACTTATTACAACAACTCAATGCCTTAATTCATCCTGCTGTAAGGCAAGATGCCCGTAATTGGATAGCCCAAAATAGCCAAGCACCTTATTTATTATACGAAGCTGCTTTATTGAAGGGAGCAGGCAATGGCAATAATTTTCAAAAAGTTATTGTAGTAATAGCCCCAACCGCCCTGCGTATCAAAAGGGTTTTACAGCGAGACCGACGCTCGGAAGAAGAAATCAAAAATATCATTAATAGGCAATCATCGGATGAAGAGCGTAAGGCTTTTGCCGATATCATTATTCAAAACGATGATGCTACTCCTCTTATTCCTCAGATTTTACAAATCCATCAGGCATTAATCAATACAGGTACAAAAAAAGAGGTTGCCTTATAA
- a CDS encoding DUF1573 domain-containing protein — translation MKKIIIVALASLALVACQNKQKNNAQALSDSAAALQPTADRFPVMKVDTQFVDLGTITEGDSVFHTYKFRNTGNMPLVISNVSTSCGCTTPSYSTEPVMPGDQGFIKVKFNSKNKEGKVNKTITAYANTTPSDNTFSFKVEVIKR, via the coding sequence ATGAAAAAGATAATTATTGTTGCTTTGGCTTCGTTGGCATTGGTAGCTTGCCAAAACAAACAAAAAAACAATGCCCAAGCTTTGTCAGATTCAGCTGCTGCTCTACAGCCTACAGCCGATAGATTTCCTGTAATGAAGGTCGATACACAGTTTGTAGATTTGGGTACTATTACCGAGGGCGATTCGGTGTTTCATACTTATAAGTTCAGAAACACAGGTAATATGCCATTGGTTATTAGCAATGTAAGTACCTCGTGTGGCTGTACAACCCCGTCGTATTCAACAGAGCCCGTAATGCCAGGCGATCAAGGGTTTATTAAGGTAAAATTTAATAGCAAAAATAAAGAAGGAAAGGTAAATAAAACCATTACGGCTTATGCCAATACCACTCCATCCGACAATACTTTTAGTTTTAAGGTAGAAGTAATCAAGCGTTAA
- a CDS encoding glycoside hydrolase family 130 protein codes for MKKIISVIGLLGISAGLFCSFDTPNKQAKNDWALLPFTKVDKVNPVLTPSNQQVFQCPILKKEVKWEEKDVFNPAAVVRNGKVYMVYRAEDKIGKYAGTSRLGLAISDDGLHFKKQPQPIFYPSNDTQKKYEWEGGCEDPRIVESQDGRYIMTYTSYDGKTARLLLATSTDLLHWQKHGLVLGEGKHKNTWSKSGAIVAERKGSKIVAKKINELYWMYWGDTNLYMATSPDLIHWTALEDAKGKLVEVLKPRKGKFDSQLVEPGPFALSTPKGIVLIYNSANNGKDGDKKLPNMTYSAGQALFNTQNPASLKDRTDTYFMTPDKPYEKTGQVNNVCFVEGLVYFKNQWFLYYGTADSKIAVAVK; via the coding sequence ATGAAAAAAATAATTTCTGTAATCGGATTATTAGGTATTTCGGCAGGGCTATTTTGTAGTTTTGATACCCCTAATAAGCAAGCAAAAAATGATTGGGCTTTGCTCCCTTTTACCAAAGTTGACAAAGTGAACCCCGTTTTGACACCTTCCAACCAGCAGGTTTTTCAATGTCCAATTCTCAAAAAAGAAGTTAAATGGGAAGAAAAAGATGTATTTAACCCTGCAGCTGTTGTTAGAAATGGAAAAGTGTATATGGTATATCGTGCCGAAGACAAAATCGGTAAGTATGCAGGTACGTCTCGCCTTGGTTTGGCTATTAGCGACGACGGCCTTCACTTTAAAAAGCAACCTCAGCCCATTTTTTACCCTAGCAACGACACTCAAAAAAAATATGAATGGGAGGGAGGCTGCGAAGACCCTCGTATTGTAGAAAGTCAAGATGGTCGATATATCATGACTTATACTTCTTACGACGGCAAAACTGCTCGGTTACTGTTGGCTACATCAACCGACTTATTGCACTGGCAAAAACACGGTTTAGTATTGGGCGAAGGCAAACACAAAAATACGTGGTCAAAGTCGGGTGCTATTGTAGCCGAACGAAAAGGTAGTAAGATTGTCGCCAAAAAAATCAATGAGCTGTACTGGATGTACTGGGGCGATACCAATTTGTACATGGCTACGTCGCCCGACCTTATTCATTGGACAGCCTTAGAAGATGCCAAAGGAAAGTTGGTAGAGGTACTAAAACCCCGAAAAGGAAAATTTGATAGCCAATTGGTAGAACCTGGCCCATTTGCCCTTTCAACCCCCAAGGGAATAGTGTTGATTTATAATAGTGCCAACAATGGAAAAGATGGGGATAAAAAACTACCTAATATGACTTATAGTGCTGGACAAGCTTTGTTTAATACCCAAAACCCAGCATCATTAAAAGACCGAACTGATACCTACTTTATGACACCCGACAAACCCTACGAAAAAACAGGACAGGTAAATAATGTATGCTTTGTAGAGGGTTTGGTGTATTTCAAGAATCAATGGTTTTTGTATTATGGAACAGCCGATTCAAAAATAGCAGTTGCCGTAAAATAA
- the porD gene encoding type IX secretion system protein PorD produces MKKTKRVLFLLLFMASGWFYKATGQELSCNVSINIDQIQVNEQRGATQIYTEIQNVVQEFLNNRRWTNDNYSAEEKIKCSLAIIITKASASGDYEANARFQVTRPVYGTAYESVLLNYVDKGFNFKYLAGTPLNYNDNNYSDNLTQILAFYAYVALAFDYDSFAKLGGNNFAQKALNVVNVAQNAGGSWTASSDIRSRYWLAENLLNQQLQAIREGSYSYHRLAMDTFVTNAVESRKQILNCLNIIKQTNANRPGQLLVRLFFEAKSQELVNVFSDASPDERKKVSALLSSLDPTNSEAYRKLSK; encoded by the coding sequence ATGAAAAAAACAAAACGTGTACTTTTCTTACTATTGTTTATGGCCTCGGGGTGGTTTTATAAGGCTACAGGACAAGAACTTAGCTGCAATGTGTCAATCAATATTGACCAAATTCAGGTAAATGAACAAAGAGGAGCTACCCAAATCTACACAGAAATTCAAAATGTAGTACAGGAGTTTTTGAATAACAGACGTTGGACAAATGATAATTATTCGGCTGAGGAAAAAATTAAATGTTCGTTGGCTATCATTATTACAAAAGCGTCGGCTTCGGGCGACTACGAGGCTAATGCCCGTTTTCAGGTAACTAGGCCAGTTTATGGTACTGCTTACGAAAGCGTATTACTTAATTATGTAGATAAAGGATTTAATTTTAAGTATTTGGCAGGTACGCCGCTCAATTATAACGACAATAACTACTCTGATAATCTTACCCAAATTTTGGCATTTTATGCCTATGTAGCTTTGGCTTTCGACTATGATTCTTTTGCGAAATTAGGAGGTAATAATTTTGCCCAAAAAGCTTTGAATGTTGTAAATGTGGCTCAGAATGCAGGTGGTTCGTGGACAGCTTCTTCCGACATCAGAAGCCGATATTGGTTGGCCGAAAACCTTCTCAACCAACAGCTTCAGGCAATCCGTGAAGGTTCTTATAGTTATCATCGTTTGGCTATGGATACTTTTGTTACTAATGCCGTAGAAAGCAGAAAGCAGATATTGAACTGTTTGAATATAATAAAACAAACCAATGCTAATCGCCCTGGCCAATTGTTGGTACGTTTATTTTTTGAAGCCAAATCGCAAGAATTAGTCAATGTGTTTTCAGATGCTTCACCCGACGAACGCAAAAAGGTGTCGGCTCTGCTATCATCGCTAGACCCCACTAACTCAGAAGCATATCGAAAATTAAGTAAGTAG
- the yajC gene encoding preprotein translocase subunit YajC yields MFNYIFLQAGAGGMSSLFLIGGMFVIMYFFMIRPQQKKQKDQQNYVDNLKAGDKVVTIGGLHGTIVTVRDKTVILEVDSSKGVRMVFLKTAISKDASSQLSAE; encoded by the coding sequence ATGTTCAATTACATTTTTTTACAGGCTGGAGCAGGCGGAATGTCTTCTTTATTTTTGATTGGTGGTATGTTTGTTATCATGTATTTCTTTATGATTCGTCCACAACAAAAAAAGCAAAAGGATCAGCAAAATTATGTTGATAACCTAAAAGCAGGTGATAAAGTAGTAACTATCGGAGGTTTGCATGGTACAATTGTAACGGTTCGTGACAAAACAGTTATCCTTGAAGTTGATTCAAGCAAAGGTGTTCGTATGGTATTCCTCAAAACGGCTATTTCAAAAGATGCGTCTTCACAGTTAAGTGCTGAATAA
- a CDS encoding T9SS type A sorting domain-containing protein, which produces MRPLPKYIQAFVIVTTLLSTIGAFAQTENKYKSRLDIKPKQKTTTSVSSLRKSTFSYFQPYHNALDRGINVQRATAINQYFASSLLQYNNNKNTNKPEVAITANSMVENSRAEEFINIEDKLFTSDKLWVSNIYPNPADEHADVEYSISSQVSEVKITFYNILGSEIKESFLEKDQRRARISTKEWPNGIYLYQLTADGKSLVTKKLLVRHQ; this is translated from the coding sequence ATGAGACCTCTACCAAAATACATACAGGCATTCGTAATTGTGACAACCTTGTTGTCGACAATTGGTGCGTTTGCCCAAACAGAAAACAAATATAAAAGTCGCTTGGATATTAAGCCCAAGCAAAAAACTACTACGTCGGTATCGTCGTTACGAAAATCTACATTTAGTTATTTTCAACCTTATCATAATGCCCTCGACAGAGGTATAAATGTACAACGTGCAACTGCTATTAATCAGTATTTTGCGTCGTCGTTGTTGCAGTATAACAATAATAAAAATACCAACAAACCAGAAGTAGCCATTACCGCTAATAGTATGGTAGAAAATAGTAGAGCTGAAGAATTTATTAATATAGAGGATAAACTTTTTACGAGCGACAAACTATGGGTTTCTAATATTTACCCTAATCCAGCCGATGAACATGCAGATGTCGAATACAGCATTTCCTCGCAAGTTAGCGAAGTAAAAATTACATTCTATAATATTTTAGGAAGTGAAATTAAAGAATCATTTCTGGAAAAAGACCAAAGAAGAGCAAGGATTTCTACCAAAGAATGGCCTAATGGAATTTACCTCTACCAGCTTACCGCCGACGGTAAATCATTGGTAACCAAAAAGTTATTGGTAAGACATCAATAA
- a CDS encoding ABC transporter ATP-binding protein: MKALQHLNKYFLKYKWYLILGTLFTFISNLFGVVPAQIVRYALDLVKETISLYFLYDGFGSQTIVYETFAFSILLYGSLILILALLKGVFLFFVRQTLIVMSRHIEYDLKNEIYHHYQSLPLSFYRKNNTGDLMARISEDVGKVRMYVGPSLMYGLNLISVFILVIWYMLSVNAKLTWYVLLPVPFLSGSIYFVNTIIIKKSEEIQANLSKISTFVQEAFSGIRVLKAFVQEEPSTVAFTKQSNLYREKSLDLVKVDSLFTPLVSILAGLSSVLVVYIGGQEVMAGRLTPGSITEFIMYVYMLTWPMIALGWTTSQIQRAAASQQRINEFLNIKSEIVSEKNIAQDIRGDITIKNVRFTYPDSGIVALHDFNMQIKSGESVAILGTTGSGKSTVANLLCRMYDVNKGGIWVDGISIKDWNVNSLRGQIGYVPQDVFLFSDSIRNNVRFGTAEMSEEQIIKATKDADLYQNIMDFPEQMDTVLGERGVTLSGGQKQRLSIARAIAKEPKIIILDDCLSAVDTKTENQILNNLQHIMKGRTSVIISHRVSSAKLADKIIMLDKGYIIEQGTHNELMAQEGAYKELYEKQLQTEETSL, encoded by the coding sequence ATGAAAGCATTACAACATCTCAATAAGTATTTTCTCAAATATAAATGGTATTTAATCTTAGGTACATTATTTACTTTTATTTCTAATCTTTTTGGCGTTGTACCAGCCCAAATTGTGCGATATGCTCTTGATTTAGTCAAAGAAACCATTTCTCTTTATTTTCTGTACGATGGCTTTGGTTCACAAACTATTGTATATGAAACTTTTGCTTTTTCTATTTTACTGTATGGGTCTTTGATTTTGATTTTGGCTTTGCTCAAGGGGGTATTTTTATTTTTTGTACGCCAAACCCTCATTGTGATGTCTCGGCATATCGAATATGACCTCAAAAACGAGATTTATCACCATTATCAATCTCTACCTTTGAGCTTTTATCGAAAAAATAATACTGGCGATTTGATGGCTCGTATTTCTGAAGACGTGGGCAAGGTACGGATGTACGTTGGGCCAAGCTTGATGTATGGCCTCAACCTTATTTCGGTCTTTATTTTGGTGATTTGGTACATGCTTTCTGTCAATGCCAAACTTACTTGGTATGTACTGCTGCCTGTGCCTTTTTTGTCGGGAAGCATCTATTTTGTTAATACAATTATTATCAAAAAATCAGAGGAAATACAGGCTAATTTGTCTAAAATCTCTACGTTTGTTCAAGAAGCCTTTTCGGGTATTCGGGTATTAAAGGCTTTTGTACAAGAAGAACCTTCAACAGTAGCATTTACCAAACAGTCAAACCTTTATCGTGAAAAATCACTCGATTTGGTTAAGGTGGATTCATTGTTTACGCCTCTGGTTTCGATCTTGGCGGGTCTTAGTTCGGTTTTGGTTGTATATATAGGAGGGCAAGAAGTAATGGCAGGCCGACTTACGCCTGGAAGTATTACCGAGTTTATTATGTATGTATATATGCTCACTTGGCCCATGATTGCCTTGGGCTGGACAACCTCGCAAATCCAACGTGCGGCGGCTTCTCAACAACGTATCAATGAGTTTTTGAATATTAAATCGGAGATTGTTTCTGAAAAAAATATTGCCCAAGATATTCGAGGTGATATAACGATAAAAAATGTTCGTTTTACTTATCCCGATTCGGGAATTGTGGCTTTGCATGATTTCAATATGCAAATCAAATCGGGCGAATCTGTGGCTATCTTAGGTACAACGGGGTCAGGAAAAAGTACGGTAGCCAATTTGCTTTGCCGTATGTACGATGTCAACAAAGGTGGTATTTGGGTTGATGGTATTTCGATTAAAGACTGGAATGTCAACAGCCTTAGAGGGCAGATTGGCTATGTGCCACAAGATGTTTTCTTGTTTTCGGACAGTATCCGCAACAATGTGCGTTTTGGTACAGCCGAGATGTCGGAAGAACAAATCATTAAGGCTACCAAAGATGCTGATTTGTACCAAAATATCATGGATTTTCCTGAACAAATGGATACTGTTCTTGGCGAAAGAGGTGTTACCCTTTCGGGTGGACAAAAACAACGTTTGTCGATTGCCAGAGCAATTGCCAAAGAACCTAAAATTATTATTTTGGACGACTGCTTGTCGGCGGTAGATACCAAAACCGAAAACCAGATTTTGAATAATTTACAACATATTATGAAAGGTCGTACTTCGGTTATTATTTCGCATAGGGTTTCTTCGGCAAAATTGGCCGATAAAATTATCATGCTCGACAAAGGCTACATCATAGAACAAGGCACACACAACGAGCTAATGGCCCAAGAAGGTGCTTATAAAGAGTTGTACGAAAAACAACTTCAGACCGAAGAAACGAGCTTATAA
- a CDS encoding YtxH domain-containing protein: MSKSSKTFWAFMTGAAVGAALGILYAPDKGENTRSKLLFQLQKYRDQLQNLITDLIEGKEIPETMAKSEGKKVVNEAREKAERLLEDVENMMSQIKAKA; this comes from the coding sequence ATGAGCAAATCATCTAAAACCTTTTGGGCATTTATGACGGGGGCCGCCGTAGGTGCTGCTTTGGGCATTTTGTATGCTCCAGACAAAGGAGAAAATACCCGTAGTAAACTATTATTTCAATTACAGAAATATCGTGACCAACTGCAAAATCTGATTACAGATTTGATTGAGGGCAAGGAAATTCCTGAAACTATGGCAAAATCGGAGGGAAAGAAAGTAGTAAACGAGGCTCGTGAAAAGGCTGAACGCTTACTCGAAGATGTGGAAAATATGATGAGCCAAATCAAAGCAAAGGCTTAG
- the coaBC gene encoding bifunctional phosphopantothenoylcysteine decarboxylase/phosphopantothenate--cysteine ligase CoaBC, whose protein sequence is MLENKKILLGVSGSIAAYKIATLTRLLVKSGAEVKIVMTPAATEFITPLTLATLSKNPVLSQFVKDQTGTWNNHVELGLWADIMLIAPATAHTLAKCANGICDDLLTAVYLSAKCPVMFAPAMDLDMYKHPSIIENMAKLQQFGNQILQAGYGELASGLVGEGRMAEPEDLLDTLTKYFSYNSILANKNIIITAGPTQEAIDPVRFISNHSTGKMGYAIANVLAKAGANVTLITGPTHLTKPDSSINLVGVRSAHEMFEATKGYFSQADIIILAAAVADYTPTIVADKKIKKKESTFNIELIKTVDIAKTLGQQKTPTQIMVGFALETDNELTNALGKLESKNLDMIVLNSLNDKGAGFGHDTNKISIINKDGTIIDFDLKRKSDVALDIVKAIEQEIQSR, encoded by the coding sequence ATGCTAGAAAATAAAAAAATCTTATTGGGCGTATCAGGAAGTATTGCTGCTTATAAAATTGCTACGCTGACCCGCTTATTGGTCAAATCAGGTGCAGAAGTAAAAATTGTAATGACTCCTGCGGCTACCGAATTTATTACCCCACTAACCTTGGCAACATTGTCGAAAAACCCCGTTTTGAGTCAGTTTGTAAAAGACCAAACAGGAACTTGGAACAATCATGTAGAGCTAGGCTTATGGGCAGATATTATGCTGATTGCTCCAGCTACAGCTCATACTTTGGCCAAATGTGCCAACGGTATTTGTGACGATTTGCTAACAGCCGTGTATCTTTCGGCCAAATGCCCAGTGATGTTTGCCCCAGCCATGGACTTAGATATGTACAAACATCCAAGTATAATCGAGAATATGGCTAAATTACAGCAATTTGGCAATCAAATACTTCAGGCTGGATATGGCGAATTGGCTAGTGGCTTGGTAGGCGAAGGCCGTATGGCCGAACCCGAAGATCTGCTAGATACCTTGACAAAATATTTTTCCTATAACTCTATCTTAGCTAATAAGAATATCATTATTACGGCAGGGCCAACCCAAGAGGCTATTGACCCCGTTCGGTTTATTAGTAATCATTCGACAGGTAAAATGGGTTATGCAATAGCTAATGTATTGGCCAAAGCAGGTGCAAACGTAACCCTAATTACAGGGCCTACTCACCTAACTAAACCCGATAGCTCAATCAATCTGGTAGGGGTACGGTCTGCACACGAAATGTTTGAGGCTACAAAAGGGTATTTTAGTCAGGCCGATATTATTATTTTGGCTGCCGCTGTTGCCGACTATACACCAACAATCGTGGCTGACAAAAAAATAAAAAAGAAAGAGAGTACGTTTAACATAGAGTTGATAAAAACCGTTGATATTGCCAAAACCTTAGGGCAACAAAAAACACCTACACAAATTATGGTGGGTTTTGCCCTCGAAACCGACAATGAGCTAACTAATGCCTTAGGAAAATTAGAATCGAAGAATCTGGATATGATTGTATTAAATTCGCTGAATGATAAAGGAGCAGGTTTTGGGCATGATACCAATAAAATCAGTATTATCAATAAAGATGGAACAATTATTGATTTTGATTTGAAAAGAAAATCGGATGTAGCCCTCGACATTGTTAAGGCTATCGAACAAGAAATTCAATCAAGGTAA